CAAAGCATTAGCAGCTTTTGAAGGACGCACAGAAGTCACGGTTGATGATATCCGCCAAGTCGTTACACTTTGCCTGCGTCACCGGCTGCGGAAAGATCCTTTAGAATCGATTGATTCAGGTTACAAAGTGCAAAAAGTTTTCTGCCGCGTATTTGGATTAGCAGAACCGGCAGACGAAAAAGTTGCACAAGCAAACGGAGCCGGCAAACGCTAGAAAAACAACCGCAGATCACGCATTCATCTGCATTTATCTGCGTTCATCTGCGTTCATCTGCGGTTAAAAAACTCAACCATAACAACCCATGCAAAAGCGAATCCTCGGCATAGATCCAGGGTTAGCCAAATTAGGATTTGGGGCAATTTGCTGTGAACCGGCAGCCGGCGGAAACTTTGCCGGCACCGTTTCTGCATTAGATTTTGGAGTCATTCAGACGCCTGCCGGCGAGGAAATTGGGCGGCGACTCTGTACCATTTATGAAGACTTGCACACCGTCATCAAACAATTGCAACCCGATTTAATTGCGATAGAAAAGTTCTTTTTTTATCGCATGGCAAATACAATTCTAGTTGCACAGGCGCGGGGTGTGGTGATGTTAGTGATCGCGCAGTGTGAAGTGCCTTTAGTTGAATATACGCCGGCACAGGTTAAGCAAGCACTCACCGGCTATGGCAATGCGGATAAACTGGAAGTGCAAGAAGCAGTTGCCAGGGAATTAAATTTAGAAACTTTACCGAAACCTGATGATGCCGCAGATGGGTTAGCCTTGGCTTTAACGGCATGGTTTCAGCGGTAACAACAGAATTAAGTTATAAAAAATGAATCCATTTGGTGATCAGCTTGCCTAGGGAAGGATTTTGGGATAGTGAACATGGGGATTTCCGGAATTGAGTGAGTTGCTTTTGTAGACTGTAAATTAAGAGTTGAATTTGAGCAGGTAGGATATGAGCAGAAATTTAAAGCAATTACTGAATACTAAAGTTAAAGATTTATGGGACTCAACTGAGTTGGTGAGCGGGAGTGCTGAGATTGGCAAAACTTTTTGGGATTGTGTGATTCCTTTGGTGTCAAGCGCTACTCTTTTAACTCAAGGTGTATCTGTCGGCCTTTTTGCGATTGGTTTTGCAGCGAAATCTATTAAGTTTTTTGGAGAGAAAACTAAAGCAAAACTGCTTTTGCCAGAATGGGTGCTTTTAGCAGCTTTATTTGCCTATATTGAGAGTTTTAAAACGCTAGGAAATACAGATTTCGTTAATGAAAAAATCAAAAATATTGTTTTAAATTTCTTATATTATCTAAAAAAATCAGGAGATTTTGAGCTGACAGAAGCACAAGCAAAAGATGTACTTCGCTGCTTTCATGAATCTGAGTTAGCTGAAGAATTTAATGGAATTTTATCCACTTTAGTAAAACAAGCCGGCCTGAGTGTCAATGAAGCCGAAATTCTCACAAAACGGGTGGCTTGCGGAACGCATCGCTACTTAAATGAAGCGCTTGCCAGTGTAACTGATAAGGTGCCGGCCTTCGTGCAGCTTTACCGAGATGGATGGCGAAAAGAAAGTGAAAAATACCACGATTTGGATAAATATTTAGAGAAAAAAATTGCCACAAAACCGCAAGAACGAATTAATTCTGATGAGCTAATTACATTTCAACAGATTTATGTTTCGCTGGAAGTGAAGCCAGGTAACAAAAAAGATGGGGAATACGCCGATAATTTAGAAGCGTGGGCAAAGCGTTTATTACTAGATCAAACTAAACAAGATCAAGTCCTGTTTATCCAAGCAGGGCCGGGACGTGGAAAAAGTGTATTTTGCCGGATGTTTGCAGATCAAGTTAGGCGAGAACTGCATCCAATCTGGACACCTATTTTAATTCGGTTGCGCGATATTATAACTTTTGAAAATAGCTTAGAAAATACTTTAAAAGCAGTTATTAAGGAGGATTTTGTTAAAAATGATGATGGATGGTTAACCAATAAAAATACCCGCTATTTATTTTTACTTGATGGCTTTGATGAATTGGTGTTGGAAAGGAGAAACATTAAAACACTGCAAGATTTTCTGACTGAAGTGGGGCAATTTCAAAAAGATTATAGCGATATTCCTGGGGTAGGGCATCGGGTTTTAATCACCGGACGCTCTCTGGCATTACATAGCATTGAAACCTGGCTGCCAGATAATATTGAACGCGTGGAAATCTTGCCAATGGATGATGAACTTCAGCAGCAGTGGTTTGTTAAATGGGAAGCGATAGTCGGGGCAACAAAAAATCAAGCATTTCAAGCGTTATTAAAAGATAAAGATTGTCCTGGTCGGGTACAAGAATTAGCCAAAGAACCTCTGTTACTTTATCTGCTGGCAGCCATGCACCGGGATGAAAGAATTAAGGTCGAAGATTTTGCCGAAGTAATCAGTGCAAAGATTGTAATTTATGAAAAAGCCTTAGATTGGGTTTTAACCAAACAACGTAAACCATTGCTCAATCAAAAATTAACAGGGCAAGAAACCAAAGATTTACAAAGAATTCTCACGGAAGCCGGCTTATGTGTAGTGCAGTCG
This DNA window, taken from Microcoleus sp. FACHB-68, encodes the following:
- the ruvC gene encoding crossover junction endodeoxyribonuclease RuvC, translating into MQKRILGIDPGLAKLGFGAICCEPAAGGNFAGTVSALDFGVIQTPAGEEIGRRLCTIYEDLHTVIKQLQPDLIAIEKFFFYRMANTILVAQARGVVMLVIAQCEVPLVEYTPAQVKQALTGYGNADKLEVQEAVARELNLETLPKPDDAADGLALALTAWFQR
- a CDS encoding pentapeptide repeat-containing protein translates to MSRNLKQLLNTKVKDLWDSTELVSGSAEIGKTFWDCVIPLVSSATLLTQGVSVGLFAIGFAAKSIKFFGEKTKAKLLLPEWVLLAALFAYIESFKTLGNTDFVNEKIKNIVLNFLYYLKKSGDFELTEAQAKDVLRCFHESELAEEFNGILSTLVKQAGLSVNEAEILTKRVACGTHRYLNEALASVTDKVPAFVQLYRDGWRKESEKYHDLDKYLEKKIATKPQERINSDELITFQQIYVSLEVKPGNKKDGEYADNLEAWAKRLLLDQTKQDQVLFIQAGPGRGKSVFCRMFADQVRRELHPIWTPILIRLRDIITFENSLENTLKAVIKEDFVKNDDGWLTNKNTRYLFLLDGFDELVLERRNIKTLQDFLTEVGQFQKDYSDIPGVGHRVLITGRSLALHSIETWLPDNIERVEILPMDDELQQQWFVKWEAIVGATKNQAFQALLKDKDCPGRVQELAKEPLLLYLLAAMHRDERIKVEDFAEVISAKIVIYEKALDWVLTKQRKPLLNQKLTGQETKDLQRILTEAGLCVVQSGGECAAISMIEERLQSDASAKALLEKAEKDLGESALKNALATFYLQTGSKDGSVEFCHKSFGEFLCAKRIKESLINWTKPGSQRQKFDILDEQFDWEIYDLLGYGGLTPEIVEYLTALLKKDGEFRQVELFQRLEDFYLRWCDGELIDAPPKKLFFINFPQEGNLPQHKMRLLRTQVENSNLGQRQVDIYTGLNVMILLLELNRYAQSQDELKDQVVFYPCGQPDTENFDQFRLGRLIGYCHCIDAGAFTRVIGSFLSNTNLNDANLKSANLGSVSLSSANLSNANLSHANLDDANLENANLSSAKLIGAYLNSAYLIAANLIGANLSGAYLSSANLSGAYLSSANLIDANLSGAYLSDTNLSDANLSSANLINASFINNTNLSSANLINANLSSANLENANLSNAHLNTANLSHAHLSSANLRGANLSNAHLNTANLRGANLMGADLSGANLRGVNLMGADLENVRWDENTNWDNVQGLETAQNVPEALKQQLGLS